The following proteins are encoded in a genomic region of Pseudomonas sp. Os17:
- the tatB gene encoding Sec-independent protein translocase protein TatB produces MFGISFSELLLVGLVALLVLGPERLPGAARTAGLWVGRLKRSFNAIKQEVEREIGADEIRRQLHNEHILSLEQEARKILAPTQQQPTPVEPVAEQTIHAPGTAPQAEASPASEVPAPATPTSAPTAEPAAPVATPATTATHDSTLPPRAP; encoded by the coding sequence ATGTTTGGTATCAGCTTCTCTGAACTGCTGCTGGTGGGCCTGGTGGCCCTGCTGGTGCTCGGCCCCGAGCGCCTGCCCGGCGCTGCGCGCACCGCCGGCCTGTGGGTCGGGCGCCTCAAGCGCAGCTTCAACGCGATAAAACAGGAAGTTGAACGTGAAATCGGGGCCGATGAAATTCGTCGGCAACTGCACAACGAGCACATTCTGTCCCTGGAACAGGAGGCGCGGAAGATCCTCGCCCCGACCCAGCAGCAACCGACTCCGGTGGAACCGGTGGCCGAGCAGACGATCCACGCGCCAGGCACCGCGCCGCAGGCCGAAGCCTCGCCAGCCAGCGAGGTGCCCGCCCCCGCGACACCGACATCGGCACCGACCGCAGAGCCAGCGGCCCCGGTGGCAACACCCGCCACCACGGCCACCCACGACTCCACCTTGCCGCCGCGAGCACCATGA
- a CDS encoding twin-arginine translocase TatA/TatE family subunit — MGIFDWKHWIVILVVVVLVFGTKKLKNLGTDVGESIKGFRKAMNDDEKPAEPVVPPAAQPVPPVQPQQSAPLNQPHTIDVQAQKVEEPTRKDS; from the coding sequence ATGGGCATTTTTGACTGGAAACACTGGATCGTCATCCTGGTGGTCGTGGTACTGGTATTCGGCACCAAGAAACTCAAGAACCTGGGCACCGACGTCGGCGAGTCGATCAAGGGCTTCCGCAAGGCCATGAACGACGACGAAAAACCGGCCGAGCCAGTGGTTCCTCCAGCGGCCCAACCGGTGCCACCGGTTCAGCCCCAGCAAAGCGCACCGCTGAACCAGCCGCACACCATCGACGTGCAGGCCCAGAAAGTCGAAGAGCCGACCCGCAAAGACTCGTGA
- a CDS encoding phosphoribosyl-ATP diphosphatase — protein MSDTLTRLAQVLEERKDAAADSSYVASLYHKGLNKILEKVGEESVETIIAAKDAAISGDCSDLIYETADLWFHTMVMLAQLGQHPQAVLDELDRRFGLSGHAEKASRPSA, from the coding sequence ATGAGCGATACCCTCACCCGTCTGGCCCAGGTGCTGGAAGAGCGCAAAGACGCCGCAGCCGACAGCTCCTACGTCGCCAGCCTGTATCACAAGGGCCTGAACAAGATCCTGGAAAAGGTCGGCGAAGAGTCGGTGGAAACCATCATCGCCGCCAAGGACGCCGCCATCAGCGGCGACTGCAGCGACCTGATCTACGAAACCGCGGACCTGTGGTTCCACACCATGGTCATGCTGGCGCAGCTGGGGCAGCATCCCCAGGCCGTGCTCGATGAGCTGGACCGCCGCTTCGGTCTGTCCGGACACGCCGAGAAAGCCTCGCGCCCGTCCGCCTGA
- the hisI gene encoding phosphoribosyl-AMP cyclohydrolase: MKDWLDQIKWDADGLVPAIAQDHKTGRVLMMAWMNREALSLTAAEHRAIYWSRSRGKLWRKGEESGHVQKLHEMRLDCDADVIILMVEQIGDIACHTGRHSCFYRVYEDGEWKTVEPVLKDPHAIYSAGH; the protein is encoded by the coding sequence ATGAAAGATTGGCTGGACCAGATCAAATGGGACGCAGACGGCCTGGTGCCGGCCATCGCCCAGGACCACAAGACCGGGCGCGTGCTGATGATGGCCTGGATGAACCGCGAGGCCCTGAGCCTGACCGCCGCCGAGCACCGCGCCATCTATTGGTCACGTTCCCGTGGCAAGCTATGGCGCAAGGGCGAAGAGTCCGGGCACGTGCAGAAACTGCATGAAATGCGCCTGGACTGCGACGCCGACGTGATCATCCTGATGGTCGAGCAGATCGGCGACATCGCCTGTCACACCGGCCGCCACAGCTGTTTCTACCGCGTCTACGAAGACGGCGAGTGGAAAACCGTCGAACCGGTCCTCAAGGACCCGCACGCGATTTATTCTGCAGGACACTGA
- the ubiB gene encoding ubiquinone biosynthesis regulatory protein kinase UbiB has translation MKLLAVRRLLRIQRVVIRYRLDDLLFALPLPWFLLALRFALPWRWFPRKPLDLSRGARLRLALQDLGPIFIKFGQILSTRRDLLPEDIADELMLLQDRVPPFDSQKSVALIEEQLGKKISDVFSRFDIEPLASASVAQVHAAKLKTGEEVVVKVIRPGLKPIIAQDLAWLFILARAAEKLSADARLLHPVDVVSDYEKTIYDELDLLREAANASQLKRNFEGSPLLYVPQVYWDWCRPKVLVMERIYGIQVTDLATLADQRTDMKMLAERGVEIFFTQVFRDSFFHADMHPGNIFVSTVQPWSPQYIAIDCGIVGSLTPEDQDYLARNLFAFFKRDYRRVAQLHIDSGWVPAETKLNEFEAAIRTVCEPIFEKPLKDISFGQVLMRLFQTARRFNMEVQPQLVLLQKTLLNIEGLGRQLYPDLDLWNTAQPFLERWMRERVSPKAVLGNIHSQIEQLPHLANMTRDLLERMSQPHAADPPAPWHRRKDDWFLRLLGTAHLGGGAVLAAGGPLQELGHWPAGVMIAVGLYLIVRR, from the coding sequence ATGAAGCTGCTTGCCGTCCGCCGTCTGTTGCGCATCCAGCGCGTCGTGATCCGCTACCGCCTCGATGACCTGCTGTTCGCCCTGCCCCTGCCCTGGTTTCTCCTGGCCCTGCGCTTTGCCCTGCCCTGGCGCTGGTTCCCGCGCAAACCGCTGGACCTGAGCCGCGGAGCCCGCCTGCGCCTGGCGCTGCAGGACCTGGGCCCGATCTTCATCAAGTTCGGGCAGATCCTCTCCACCCGCCGTGACCTGCTGCCGGAAGACATCGCCGACGAGCTGATGCTGCTGCAGGATCGGGTGCCGCCCTTCGACTCGCAAAAGTCCGTGGCCCTGATCGAGGAGCAACTGGGCAAGAAGATCAGCGACGTGTTCAGCCGCTTCGACATCGAACCCCTGGCCTCGGCCTCGGTGGCCCAGGTTCACGCCGCCAAGCTCAAGACCGGTGAAGAAGTGGTGGTCAAGGTGATTCGCCCCGGGCTCAAGCCGATCATCGCCCAGGACCTGGCATGGCTGTTCATCCTCGCCCGCGCCGCGGAAAAGCTCTCCGCCGACGCGCGCCTGCTGCATCCGGTGGACGTGGTCAGCGACTACGAGAAAACCATCTACGACGAGCTCGACCTGCTGCGCGAGGCGGCCAACGCCAGCCAGCTCAAGCGCAACTTCGAAGGCTCGCCGCTGCTGTATGTGCCCCAGGTCTACTGGGACTGGTGCCGGCCTAAAGTGCTGGTGATGGAGCGCATCTACGGCATTCAGGTGACCGACCTGGCGACCCTGGCCGACCAGCGTACCGACATGAAGATGCTTGCCGAGCGCGGCGTGGAGATCTTTTTCACCCAGGTGTTCCGCGACAGTTTCTTCCACGCCGACATGCACCCGGGCAACATCTTCGTCAGCACCGTGCAGCCCTGGAGCCCGCAGTACATCGCCATCGACTGCGGCATCGTCGGCAGCCTGACCCCGGAAGACCAGGACTACCTGGCACGCAACCTGTTCGCCTTCTTCAAGCGCGACTACCGTCGCGTGGCCCAGTTGCACATCGACTCCGGCTGGGTCCCGGCAGAAACCAAGCTCAACGAATTCGAGGCGGCGATCCGCACCGTGTGCGAGCCGATCTTCGAAAAGCCGCTGAAGGATATTTCCTTCGGTCAGGTGCTGATGCGCCTGTTCCAGACCGCCCGGCGCTTCAACATGGAAGTGCAGCCACAACTGGTGCTGCTGCAGAAGACCCTGCTCAATATCGAAGGCCTGGGCCGCCAGCTGTACCCGGACCTGGACCTGTGGAACACCGCGCAACCCTTCCTCGAACGCTGGATGCGCGAGCGGGTCAGCCCCAAGGCCGTGCTCGGCAATATCCACAGCCAGATCGAGCAACTGCCGCATCTGGCCAACATGACCCGCGACCTGCTGGAACGCATGTCGCAGCCCCACGCCGCCGATCCGCCGGCCCCCTGGCACCGACGCAAGGACGACTGGTTCCTGCGCTTGCTGGGCACTGCCCATCTGGGCGGCGGCGCCGTTCTGGCCGCCGGCGGCCCGCTGCAGGAACTGGGGCACTGGCCGGCCGGCGTGATGATCGCAGTGGGTCTGTATCTGATCGTGCGCCGATAG
- a CDS encoding ubiquinone biosynthesis accessory factor UbiJ: MLLSGLLASVETGINRVLRLDSTALPRLQHLNGKVIAVDCRSPALQLFILPSDEGLILASQWAADPDCILRAPASSLVRLALSKDKTAVLHAPDVELEGDSGVLLDLAAILQDLELDWEYELSRWLGPVATQLFSGHVRSRARWYQQGFASLNQNLAEFLAEESRTLVGQREAEARFRELDQAKLDLERLEARFERLSRSLDPSDNA, translated from the coding sequence ATGTTGCTCAGCGGCCTGCTCGCCAGCGTCGAGACCGGCATCAACCGGGTGCTGCGTCTGGACAGCACGGCCCTTCCGCGCCTGCAGCACCTCAATGGCAAGGTGATCGCCGTCGACTGCCGCAGCCCGGCATTGCAGCTGTTCATCCTGCCCAGCGATGAAGGCCTGATACTGGCCAGCCAGTGGGCCGCCGACCCTGACTGCATCCTCCGCGCGCCGGCATCGAGCCTGGTACGCCTGGCCCTGAGCAAGGACAAGACCGCTGTTCTGCACGCGCCGGACGTGGAGCTGGAAGGCGACAGCGGCGTGCTGCTGGACCTGGCAGCCATCCTCCAGGATCTGGAGCTGGACTGGGAATACGAACTGTCGCGCTGGCTGGGGCCGGTGGCCACCCAGCTGTTCAGTGGCCATGTGCGCAGCCGTGCACGCTGGTATCAACAGGGCTTTGCCAGCCTGAATCAGAACCTTGCCGAATTCCTTGCCGAAGAGTCGCGGACCCTGGTGGGTCAGCGCGAAGCCGAAGCGCGCTTTCGCGAGCTGGATCAGGCCAAACTCGACCTGGAACGTCTCGAGGCGCGCTTCGAGCGCCTTTCCCGCTCCCTTGACCCAAGCGATAACGCATGA
- the ubiE gene encoding bifunctional demethylmenaquinone methyltransferase/2-methoxy-6-polyprenyl-1,4-benzoquinol methylase UbiE, producing MTDQRKGSDAEPTTHFGFKNVPESQKAEKVAEVFHSVAAKYDLMNDVLSGGMHRLWKRFTIELSGVRAGNRVLDIAGGTGDLTKRFSHLVGPTGQVVLADINESMLKVGRDRLLDLGVAGNVEFVQADAEKLPFPDNHFDCVTIAFGLRNVTHKEDALRSMLRVLKPGGRLLVLEFSKPTNALMSKVYDAYSFAFMPLAGKLITNDSESYRYLAESIRMHPNQETLKSMMVEAGFDRVTYHNMTAGIVALHRGIKP from the coding sequence ATGACTGATCAGCGCAAAGGCAGCGATGCCGAACCCACCACGCACTTCGGCTTCAAGAACGTTCCTGAAAGCCAGAAAGCGGAAAAAGTCGCAGAGGTGTTCCACTCGGTAGCGGCCAAGTACGACCTGATGAACGACGTACTGTCGGGCGGCATGCACCGTTTGTGGAAACGCTTCACCATCGAGCTCTCCGGCGTGCGCGCCGGCAACCGCGTGCTGGATATCGCCGGTGGCACGGGCGATCTGACCAAGCGCTTTTCGCACCTGGTGGGGCCTACCGGCCAAGTGGTGCTGGCGGACATCAACGAATCCATGCTCAAGGTCGGCCGTGACCGCCTGCTGGACCTGGGTGTGGCTGGCAACGTCGAATTCGTCCAGGCCGATGCGGAAAAACTGCCGTTCCCGGACAACCATTTCGACTGCGTGACCATCGCCTTCGGCTTGCGCAACGTCACCCACAAAGAAGATGCCCTGCGCTCCATGCTGCGGGTGCTCAAGCCCGGTGGCCGCCTCTTGGTGCTGGAATTCTCCAAGCCGACCAACGCCCTGATGTCCAAGGTCTACGACGCCTATTCGTTCGCCTTCATGCCCCTGGCCGGCAAGCTGATCACCAACGATTCGGAAAGCTACCGCTACCTGGCCGAATCGATCCGCATGCACCCCAACCAGGAAACCCTGAAGTCGATGATGGTCGAGGCCGGTTTCGACCGCGTGACCTATCACAACATGACCGCAGGCATCGTCGCCCTGCACCGCGGCATCAAGCCCTGA
- a CDS encoding polyhydroxyalkanoic acid system family protein, with protein MARISVERAHGLGKQVAREKADKLAQKLADQYGLEPQWAGDTLNLKRSGVKGAVHVGEASIRIDLELGLLMSAMSGTIKSEIEKALDKALA; from the coding sequence ATGGCCCGTATTAGTGTTGAACGCGCCCATGGCCTGGGTAAGCAGGTAGCCCGTGAAAAGGCCGACAAACTGGCGCAGAAACTCGCCGATCAATATGGCCTGGAGCCGCAATGGGCGGGGGATACGCTGAACCTCAAGCGCTCCGGGGTCAAAGGCGCTGTGCATGTGGGTGAGGCGTCGATCCGGATCGATTTGGAACTGGGTCTGTTGATGTCGGCCATGAGCGGCACCATCAAGTCCGAAATTGAAAAAGCCCTGGACAAGGCCCTGGCCTGA
- a CDS encoding phasin family protein, whose translation MAKVILKKKVDVQSTALSEVKSYARKIWLAGLGAYAKVGHEGSEYFQELIKAGQSVEKKGKKVVTEQLEAANSQIDSVKGDVSTLKGKVEVQLDKVEKAFDTRVASALNRIGIPSKHDVETLSAKLDELTALLERVARKH comes from the coding sequence ATGGCCAAAGTGATTCTGAAGAAAAAAGTTGATGTTCAATCGACTGCTCTGAGCGAAGTCAAATCCTATGCCCGCAAGATCTGGCTGGCTGGCCTGGGTGCCTACGCCAAAGTCGGTCACGAGGGCAGCGAATACTTCCAGGAGTTGATCAAGGCCGGTCAATCCGTTGAAAAGAAAGGCAAAAAAGTTGTCACTGAACAACTTGAAGCGGCCAATAGTCAGATAGACAGCGTTAAAGGGGATGTCAGTACTCTTAAAGGCAAAGTCGAAGTGCAACTGGACAAGGTCGAAAAGGCCTTTGACACGCGCGTCGCCAGTGCCTTGAATCGCATCGGCATTCCGTCTAAACATGACGTCGAGACACTCTCTGCTAAGCTCGATGAGCTGACGGCGTTGCTCGAACGTGTCGCGCGTAAACATTAA
- a CDS encoding phasin family protein, with translation MAGKKNTEKEGSSWIGKVEEYSRKIWLAGLGVYSKIDSDGSKLFETLVKDGEKAEKLTKSVVGKKVDAAKDSASSAKSRISDVKDRALGKWDELEGAFDKRLNSAISRLGVPSRNEVKALHDKVDTLTKQIEKLTGAKVAPVAAKTAAAKPAAKPAAKPLAKPAAKAAAKPAAKPAAKTAAAKPAAKPAAKPVAAKPAAKPAAKPAVKAAAKPAAKPAVAKKPAAKKPAAKPAVAAKPAAPAPTASASSANSAAAPSPAVAPTAAPAPATPSSQS, from the coding sequence ATGGCTGGTAAAAAGAATACTGAAAAAGAAGGCAGCTCGTGGATCGGGAAAGTCGAAGAGTACTCCCGTAAAATTTGGCTTGCTGGTTTAGGCGTGTACTCGAAAATCGATTCTGACGGCAGCAAGCTTTTCGAGACATTGGTCAAAGATGGTGAGAAAGCCGAGAAACTGACCAAGAGTGTAGTCGGCAAGAAAGTTGATGCCGCCAAAGACTCCGCCAGTTCGGCCAAGTCGCGCATCAGCGACGTCAAGGACCGCGCCCTGGGCAAGTGGGACGAACTGGAAGGCGCTTTCGACAAGCGTTTGAACAGTGCCATCTCGCGCCTGGGCGTACCGAGCCGCAATGAGGTGAAAGCGCTGCATGACAAGGTCGATACCCTGACCAAGCAGATTGAAAAACTCACAGGTGCCAAGGTTGCGCCGGTTGCGGCCAAAACCGCCGCTGCCAAGCCTGCGGCTAAACCTGCAGCCAAGCCTCTGGCCAAACCGGCGGCCAAAGCTGCAGCTAAACCCGCCGCCAAGCCCGCCGCGAAAACCGCTGCCGCCAAGCCGGCTGCCAAACCCGCTGCCAAGCCGGTTGCAGCAAAACCTGCGGCCAAGCCCGCCGCCAAGCCAGCGGTGAAAGCCGCCGCCAAACCCGCGGCCAAGCCGGCGGTGGCGAAAAAGCCTGCCGCCAAGAAGCCTGCCGCCAAGCCCGCGGTAGCGGCCAAGCCTGCAGCGCCAGCGCCGACGGCTTCGGCCAGTTCGGCAAACTCCGCCGCAGCCCCCAGCCCGGCGGTAGCGCCAACTGCTGCGCCAGCTCCAGCGACGCCAAGCAGCCAGTCCTGA
- a CDS encoding TetR/AcrR family transcriptional regulator: protein MKTRDRILECALQLFNQKGEPNVSTMEVANEMGISPGNLYYHFHGKEPLVLGLFERFQNELTPLLDPPSDARLAPEDYWLFLHLIVERLAHYRFLFQDLSNLAGRLPKLAKGIRNLLNALKRTLASLLARLKTRGQLVSGTQALGQLVEQITLTLLFSLDYQRILDREGEVRLVVYQIMMLVAPHLLPPAKLATEQMALRYLEEQE from the coding sequence ATGAAGACCCGCGACCGGATACTCGAATGTGCCCTGCAACTGTTCAACCAGAAGGGCGAGCCCAATGTCTCCACCATGGAGGTGGCCAATGAGATGGGCATCAGCCCCGGCAACCTCTACTACCACTTCCATGGCAAGGAGCCCCTGGTGCTCGGCCTGTTCGAACGTTTCCAGAACGAGCTGACACCGCTGCTGGATCCACCGTCCGATGCCCGGCTGGCACCGGAGGACTACTGGCTGTTCCTGCACCTGATTGTCGAACGCCTGGCCCACTACCGCTTCCTGTTCCAGGATCTGTCCAACCTGGCGGGACGCTTGCCGAAACTGGCCAAGGGCATTCGCAACCTGCTCAACGCCCTCAAGCGGACCCTGGCCTCGCTGCTGGCCCGACTCAAGACCCGTGGACAGCTGGTCAGCGGGACCCAGGCCTTGGGCCAACTGGTGGAGCAGATCACCCTGACCCTGCTGTTCTCCCTGGATTACCAGCGGATCCTTGATCGCGAGGGGGAAGTGCGCCTGGTGGTCTACCAGATCATGATGCTGGTGGCACCGCACCTGTTGCCGCCGGCGAAGCTGGCCACCGAGCAGATGGCGTTGCGCTACCTGGAAGAACAGGAATAG
- the phaC gene encoding class II poly(R)-hydroxyalkanoic acid synthase, which translates to MQDKPAQGSLPAPAAYINAQSAITGLRGRDLLSTLRSIAAHSLRNPLHSARHTLALGGQLGRVLLGETLHKPNPKDNRFADPAWTLNPFYKRGLQAYLSWQKQVRHWIDDSGMNEDDRARAHFAFSLLNDAVSPSNTLLNPLALKEIFNTGGNSVVRGISNLLDDLLHNNGLPSQVTKHAFEIGKNLAVTPGSVVFRNELLELIQYSPMSEKQYAKPLLIVPPQINKYYIFDLSPHNSFVQYALKNGLQVFMISWRNPDVRHREWGLSSYVEATEEALNVARAITGSREVNLVGACAGGLTIAALQGHLQAKRQLRRVASATYLVSLLDSQLDSPATLFADEKTLEAAKRRSYQQGVLDGRDMAKVFAWMRPNDLIWNYWVNNYLLGKEPPVFDILYWNNDSTRLPAALHGDLLDFFKHNPLSHEGGLEVCGTPIDLQKVTVDSFSVAGINDHITPWDAVYRSTLLLGGERRFVLSNSGHVQSILNPPSNPKANYVENHKLSSDPRAWYYDAKHVDGSWWGQWLSWVQERSGAQRETLTTLGNQNYPPMEDAPGTYVRVR; encoded by the coding sequence ATGCAAGACAAGCCTGCACAGGGTTCGCTTCCGGCCCCTGCGGCCTACATCAACGCACAGAGCGCGATCACCGGTCTGCGCGGCCGGGATCTGCTCTCGACACTGCGCAGCATTGCGGCCCACAGTTTGCGCAACCCGTTGCACAGCGCCCGCCACACCCTGGCCCTGGGTGGCCAGCTGGGACGTGTGCTGCTGGGGGAAACCCTGCATAAACCCAACCCCAAGGACAACCGCTTCGCCGACCCGGCCTGGACCCTCAATCCCTTTTACAAACGAGGCTTGCAGGCCTACCTCAGCTGGCAGAAGCAGGTTCGGCACTGGATCGACGACAGCGGCATGAACGAGGACGATCGGGCCCGGGCGCACTTCGCCTTCTCCCTGCTCAACGACGCGGTGTCGCCCTCCAACACCCTGCTCAATCCCCTGGCCCTCAAGGAAATCTTCAACACCGGCGGCAACAGCGTGGTGCGCGGCATCAGCAACCTGCTGGACGACCTGTTGCACAACAACGGACTGCCCAGCCAGGTGACCAAGCACGCCTTCGAGATCGGCAAGAACCTGGCCGTGACCCCAGGCTCGGTGGTGTTTCGCAACGAGCTGCTGGAACTGATCCAGTACAGCCCCATGAGCGAAAAACAGTACGCCAAGCCGTTGCTGATCGTGCCGCCGCAAATCAACAAGTACTACATCTTCGACCTCAGCCCGCACAACAGCTTCGTCCAGTACGCCCTGAAGAACGGCCTGCAGGTATTCATGATCAGCTGGCGCAACCCGGACGTGCGCCATCGCGAGTGGGGCCTGTCGAGCTACGTAGAGGCTACCGAAGAGGCACTGAATGTCGCCCGGGCCATCACCGGCAGTCGGGAAGTCAACCTGGTAGGTGCCTGCGCCGGCGGCCTGACCATCGCCGCCCTGCAAGGTCACCTGCAGGCCAAGCGCCAGCTGCGCCGGGTGGCCAGCGCCACTTACCTGGTGAGTCTGCTGGACAGCCAGCTGGACAGCCCGGCCACCTTGTTTGCCGATGAGAAAACCCTGGAAGCGGCCAAGCGTCGCTCCTACCAGCAAGGGGTGCTCGATGGCCGCGACATGGCCAAGGTGTTTGCCTGGATGCGTCCCAACGACCTGATCTGGAACTACTGGGTCAACAACTACCTGCTGGGCAAGGAGCCGCCAGTCTTCGACATTCTCTACTGGAACAACGACAGCACCCGCCTGCCCGCCGCCTTGCACGGCGACCTGCTGGACTTTTTCAAGCACAACCCGCTGAGCCACGAAGGCGGACTCGAAGTCTGCGGCACCCCGATCGATCTGCAGAAGGTCACGGTGGACAGCTTCAGCGTGGCCGGCATCAACGATCACATCACCCCCTGGGATGCGGTGTATCGCTCGACCCTGCTGCTGGGCGGAGAGCGGCGCTTCGTGCTGTCCAACAGCGGGCATGTGCAGAGCATTCTCAATCCGCCGAGCAACCCCAAGGCCAACTACGTGGAAAACCACAAGCTCAGCAGCGATCCGCGAGCCTGGTATTACGACGCCAAGCATGTCGACGGCAGTTGGTGGGGCCAGTGGCTGAGCTGGGTCCAGGAGCGCTCAGGAGCGCAGCGGGAAACCCTGACCACCCTCGGCAATCAGAACTATCCACCCATGGAGGATGCTCCGGGCACCTACGTGCGCGTGCGCTGA
- the phaZ gene encoding poly(3-hydroxyalkanoate) depolymerase — protein sequence MPHSFIFRTVDLDGQTIRTAVRPGKPHLTPLLIFNGIGANLELVFPFVQALDPDLEVIAFDVPGVGGSSTPSRPYRFPGLAKLTARMLDYLDYGQVNAVGVSWGGALAQQFAYDYPERCKKLVLAATAAGAFMVPGKPKVLWMMASPRRYVQPSHVMRIAPLIYGGAFRRDPNLAAEHAAKVRSAGKLGYYWQLFAGVGWTSIHWLHKIHQPTLVLAGDDDPLIPLINMRMLAWRIPNAQLHIIDDGHLFLITRAEAVAPIIMKFLQEERQRAVMHPHPLPSHPTK from the coding sequence ATGCCACACTCTTTCATCTTTCGCACCGTTGATCTGGATGGACAGACCATCCGCACGGCGGTACGCCCCGGCAAGCCGCACTTGACGCCGCTGCTGATCTTCAACGGAATCGGCGCCAACCTGGAGCTGGTCTTTCCCTTTGTCCAGGCCCTGGATCCGGACCTGGAGGTCATTGCCTTCGACGTCCCCGGCGTGGGCGGCTCCTCGACCCCAAGCCGGCCTTATCGTTTTCCCGGCCTGGCCAAGCTGACCGCCCGCATGCTCGATTACCTGGACTACGGCCAGGTCAACGCCGTGGGCGTGTCCTGGGGCGGAGCCCTGGCCCAGCAGTTCGCCTACGACTACCCCGAACGCTGCAAGAAACTGGTACTGGCGGCCACCGCCGCCGGCGCCTTCATGGTCCCCGGCAAGCCCAAGGTGCTGTGGATGATGGCCAGTCCACGGCGCTACGTGCAGCCTTCCCATGTGATGCGCATCGCGCCGCTGATCTATGGCGGTGCCTTCCGGCGCGATCCGAACCTGGCCGCCGAACACGCAGCCAAGGTCCGCTCGGCCGGCAAGCTGGGCTACTACTGGCAACTGTTCGCCGGAGTGGGCTGGACCAGCATCCACTGGCTGCACAAGATCCACCAGCCGACCCTGGTGCTGGCCGGCGACGATGACCCGCTGATCCCCCTGATCAACATGCGCATGCTGGCCTGGCGGATTCCCAACGCGCAGCTGCACATCATCGACGACGGTCACCTGTTCCTGATCACCCGGGCCGAGGCCGTCGCCCCGATCATCATGAAATTCCTCCAGGAAGAGCGACAACGCGCCGTGATGCACCCGCATCCACTGCCATCGCACCCAACGAAATAA